The genomic region TCCGCAGCGCCGGGAGGCCGTGGTCACGGCATCCCGGTTCAAGCGGCCGGTCACGTTGTCGGCCCGGGATCGTGAAGAGTTGATCCGGCTGACCACGACAGGCGTGCATCCGGCATCGTCGAGTTCGCCGCCCGCATGGAGACGCGCGCCAGGACGGTGAACACGTCCGGTGCCGCACCCGACTCCGCCACCTATCCCAAAAGGTCAGACGCGATGGTCTACCAGCACGTCAGGGCGCGGTGCGGTCGGTGATACAGCCAGTGCCCGCACCGCGCAACCAGACAGCGCGGAGGCTGACTGCTCAACGCACCGCGTTAAGCCCGGCCAGACCACATCTGCGCGGCCTCCGCCAAGCCCGGCGAACCAGTCCCGGCACCCACGAGGTACCCGCGGCGGCTCCGCCTACACCGTCAACGGAACAACGCCTACCGCGAGCCGTGGTCAAGCAGCTCCGGAAACCCGCGGCGCACTGTGGACCGGCGCGGTGGTCGCCGACCGATCACGCCAGACCCGTGCGCGACGCGCAGCTGACCCAGCCGCGCGTCTACCTCCACACCGCCGACCTCGACGCGTCGGTGCGGCGGGTGCAGGAGCTGGGTGGCAAGGCCGACGTGCAGCAGGTCCCGGAGGTCGGGCGGATCGCACACTGCTCCGACGACCAGGGCACGCTGTTCAGCCTGTACGAACCGCAGGGGTGAGCCGCTCGGGACTGTCCGAAGTGGATCGAGTGGCACCCCGCCGCACACCCGTCCTGCCGAGCCGCTCGCCCGGTGCGCGTTAACATCGGACCATGTCGGACATCGGCGTGCTCTCGGCACATGTGCTGCAAGGCTTCCAGAAGGAGCTCTTCACCCGCCTCGCCGAGGCGGGCCACGGGCACCTGCGCCCGCGGCACGGCGCGGTCATGGCCTACCTCAAGCCGACCGGCAGCCGGGCCAGCGAGCTCTCCGAACGTTCCGGACAGCACAAGCAGGTCATCGGCACCCTGATCGACGAGCTCGAACGCCTCGGCTACGTGACCCGCCAGCCGGACCCGGACGACCGGCGGGCGAAGCTCGTGATGCCGACCGAACTGGGCCGCGACCAGATGGCACAGGCGAAGCGGCTCATCGCCGACATCGAGGAGCAGTTCGTCCACCAGGTCGGCGCCGAGCGGTTCGCGGCGTTCAAGGAGGTCTTCACCGAAGTCGCGCGCACCTACCGCCGTTAGACCACGATCTCCGCCTTGTGCTTGGCGAGGAAGTCCTTGAGCGTCAACCATCCCGGCACCAGCGCACGCGTCTGCTCGACGTCGCGGCGGCTGAGGATGTGCTCGTCGAACTCGGTGTAGTACTGGAATTCCAACACCGAAACCCGGGACCGATCCCGTGTTCATCTGAACACAGGAAGTCATGGCCGAGAGGCTAGCAGTAACAGCGAGCGATCGGTCAACACGGGATACGTCACGCGGACCGCGCCCTTGAAGGCCCGCTAGCTGCGGTTCGGCGCGTGTGACCGCGTGCGTTGCGACGCAGAGCTGCGAACGCCCCTGGCGTACCGCCGCCGCCGCTCGTTTCAGTTTCTCGGTCTGCCATGTTCGACCATTGTCGACGTCCAGTGAGGTGTGAAGTCGTATTGCTGCGCGGAGTGGGCGAAGTTTGGTGACTCGACAGAGGTGGGCGCGGTTGCTCCGGCTCTGCGTTCGCGGGCGACGTACTCGAGGTCATCGTGCCGAAGGGCGCGTCCGGCAACAGACGAGCGGCTCACCGCGCCTACCCGTCACGTAATGCATACGCGCCGCGCCTGCGCGTAATACTCCCGGATTCCCGGCAGGTCTGCGTGGTGGTCCGTATCGGCGGGCGCAGTGCGCGCGCCTACCGCAACCGTTACGGCGATGCCCGAGCCGAACGTGAATGCTGTGTCTGTTCAACTCGAGCATCTCGCCCGAGCGGATGCCTGATGCGCGCCAGGCATCCGATGCAGCCAGCGAGCGAGGTCGGCCTGAACCACCGATCCAATGAGGTGCGTAACGCCTGTCGACGAATTCCGACGATCTTGCAGCACGGGAGGAGCGGTCTGTGGAGTCGCGGCGCGCACTGTCGGTCGGGGTGGGCTCGTTTGCCCACCATGAGCAGCTGGGGTTCGCTCCAGGACTGTCCGACCAACTCGGTGCGGTGCTCGCCGACCTGGATTACAAGGTGAGGGTCGTTGCCAAGGAAAGCCTGCATGGCAAGGAGCTCGCAGCAGAAGTGCACAATGCGCTCACTGGAGAGCCCTCCGACATTGCCGTAGTGCATCTGATCTCGCACGGCGAACCCGGTTCAGGCGGGTCCACGGTCTTCGCGCTGGGAAGCGACAGCAAGCCGTACGATAACGCGAGCATCGCCCACTGGTTGACTGTGCAGGAGGCAGGTGATCGGCCCACCACGCTCTTCCTCCTCGACCTGTGCGGTGCTCGCGCCCTTGCTCGCCTGCCGTGGCAGATCCGGACCGAGGAGCCGTTGCGCGGTTGGGTGATCGCCGCCTGCGGGGAACGCGAAGCCGCCTACGACGGACGGTTCACCCAGGCCGTGATCTCCGTGCTGAAGGCGCTGCGGGCGGGCGAGCTGGACATCGATCCCAGCCTGCCGCACGTTCCGCTGGCTACGTTCGCCATTGCTGTCCGCGCTGAGGTGAACCGTCTGGCTGCCGAAGTGGACTCGTTCCCGCAGCAGGTGACCGCAAGCCTGTGGACATCAGCTCGCGCGTCGAACCGCCCTTTTTCCCCAATCCCGCTTACGACCCAACCTCCAAGCCGCGGCTGCGCGCCTCGGTCGATTCAGGTCTGCTGCCGTTCCTCGACGATCTCGATGAGGGGCTGGACCCCAGGCACTTCCTGGAACGCGCGACTGGCCTCGGACGGCTAACGGCTGCGGGTTCCGAGCTGGTCGGCTGTTTCACCGGCCGTGATCGCGAGCTCCGCCAGGTGTCGCCGTGGCTCAGCGGCGACGGTTCCGCGCCGCTTTGCGTGGTAACCGGCAGTCCAGGCGCGGGAAAGTCGGCGCTGCTCGGCGTGCTGGTTTGCGCGGCCCACCGATCGTTGCGCGAGCCCACCAGGCCGATCTGGGGACAGATCGTCCAGGCGCCCGTACGGATCAATGATCTGGCAGCGGTACACGCGCGCGAGAGGGTTCTTGGTGCCGTCACCGCCTCGATCGCACGCCAGCTGGACTTGCCCGAGAACTTGACGGCTGCGGAGCTCATCGACGCATTACGCACACGCCCGACTCGGCCGGTGCTCGTCGTCGATGCCCTGGACGAGACTGACGACCCGCAGCGGTTGATCAACGAGTTGTTGTTGCCGCTCATCTCAGAGAAAACACGTGGCAACCCAGTGCGACTGCTCGTCGGCGCGCGCCTCTACGAGGATTACCAGCCGCTGTTTGACTGCGGATGGATGATCAACCTGGACAAGGTCGAGCAAGACGTGCTCGAGGATGACCTTCTGCACTACGTGCAGGGCCTGCTGCGTACCACCTCGGAGTACCGGAAGCAGGGTGGCGCGGTCGGAGCGTTCGCACAGGCCGTGGCAAGCGTGCTGGCGACGCCGGACGTCGGCGGCGGGCGCCTCTCGGGTCCGTTCCTGGTGGCCGGACTGTATACGCGTTACTTCATGACTGTTAACGCAGATCGCGTGGTCACTGATGCCGCTGCTGCGGCGCAGGAAGGTGCGAAAGTTCCCGTGGATCTTCGGGGCGTGCTGGATCTTGATCTGCGGCTGGAAAGCGACGCGCTGTGGCTGCGACCGGTGCTGACCGCGTTGGCCTATGCGCGCGGCAGCGGGATGCCGGTTTCGGTGCTTACCAGGGTCGCCGCTGCCTTCGCACCGGCCGGCACGCGTCCGACCACAGGACAGATCCGGTCCGCTCTCAATGTCGCGCGGTTCTACGTGCGGCAGTCGCTGGCTCCTGATCGCAGTAACGTCTACCGCCTGTTTCACCAAGGACTGGTGGACACCCTCGCCGAGAACTCAGCCGAGAGGCTGGGCGCGGTGCTGGACGCCTTGGTGTCCTCGCTCGGGCCTCCGGATCAGCGGGACTGGAACGCCGCGGAACCCTACGTGCTCGAGTATGTCCGCGAGCACGCGTCCGCAGCGGGCCGTGTTAAGGAGATCGAGGCCGATCCCGGCTTCGTGCTGCACCCTGGCTCACCTCTGCGCACCGAGGCTAAAGACGCGGCAGAGCTGGCGCTGATCGCGGTCAGGAACGGCAATCGCGCGCTCGCGAGACGGGCAGCGAACCTGCCCGGCAGCCCACACCTGATGTGGCAACCCCGCTGGTCACTCGGCACGCTCGCGTCGGATGCGTGGAGCGCCGAGGTGAACAGCGCTCCGTCCAGGTTCGAGTCGATCGCGATCTCCGGTAATGGGGAGTCTGTCGTCGCGCTGGGGTCGGACGGGCTGGTCTGCTGGGAGTGGGCACCGGACCAACCACCGCGGCTTCACCGGACCGAGGGTTACGTCATGGGGCACAAGGTGCTCCTGTCACGGCTCGGAACTGTGTTCGCGCTCGGTGACTCGGGGACGGTGCTCGATTTCGGCGATGCGGCAGTGTGGGAACAGGACGATCTTGATCCCGTTAGAGCCGCGGCGATTTCAGGCCCTTCCGAGATCGTGTACGTCGACCACGCCGGCGAGATCGTCCGGCACGATTTGGTGACGCTGCGCCGTGACATGATCGGTTCCACAGGCCTTAACAGCGACCGGTGGTCCATCGCCGACGCCGAGGGCGCGATTGTCGCAGTCGCGTTCGCTGACAGCGTGTGGTTGAAGGTTTTTACGTACCCCGGTCGCGAGTACGCAGTTCGTGTCCCGCAAGACCCGATTTCGACCTTCGCTATCAGCCCGGACGGTCGGCATGTCGTGGCGGGTACTGAAGGCGGATGGCTGATCTTCGCCCAGCTCCAAAGATACATCGAGTGGGAGTACTTCGATCAGCTACATAGCGAGATCACGGCGGTGGCGGCCACGTCCGGTGCCTCGCGGCTAGCAGCCGGGTGCGAGGACGGCACGGTGGTGGTCTTCGGACCTGATGGCAGAAGGCAGGTCACTGCGCAGGTGTCACATCGTCCAATTAGGAAGCTCACCCTCTGCGCGCTAGTGAAGCGCGGTCTCGCCTTGGACGATGACGGGAAGGCCCACTGGTTCGAGTTCGAGGCCGGCGTCGTCACGTCACGTCTGCCGACGTTGATGGATGTCTCCGCCGGAGATCTTGTGGTGACTGCGTTCCTGGCGGAGAGCGGCGAGGTTACCGTGGGCCTGAACGACGGCACAGTCGCCGCGGTTGTGCTCGAGACAGGCGAACTGCTGCACGAGACTCGTCTCGCTGCGGTGGCGCGGGAACTGGCTTCGGTCGACCTCGGTGGCCGGGACGGAACGCTGGTCGCCACGGGTGCGGGGTACAGCCTGCTGCACGACCACTTCGACCGCGTAATCGACCTCGGCTTGGCCGAGTGGGCAAAGGAGTACCTTTCGCCGACAGACCCGCCACCAAGGATCGGCGTCGGTTCCGGTGTGGTCGAGGTGTGGCACGACGGCTACGAAGTGCGGGTCAGAAAGCTGGGTTCGTCCCCTGACCTCGGGTTGGCGGAGGGCGTCGACCTGGAGTGGCGTTACCGCCAAGATAGCGAGGTTCTGTGCAGCGCCTATTTCGGCCAGCGACCGCTCGCGTTCTCTGGTGGTTCAGACGGCTCCGTGGACGTGTGGGACCTCGAGTCGTTGGAGATGGTCGACACGTTACGGGTGGGTGGGCCGGTACGCGACGTCCGCACGGTCAGCGGGCGCTACCTGCTCGTGCTTGCGGGCGGCGAGCTTGTGGCTTTCGAACACTACGACGGTTCCAGGAAGGGCAGCTCGTGATACTCGGCGTACATGGCATCGGCAACTACAAGTACTTTAAACGCACCGGGTCACCGGACAGCGTGGCCGCGCTGCTCGCTAGCGAGTGGACCGCAGCGCTCGGGAAAGACGGCTTCTCGATCGAAGCCGCCTACTACGCGCACCACCTGCACCGCGGGACCGCCCAAAGCGACCAAGACGACCCCGGCATGTTGGAGCCGGAGGCGCAGCAGTTGCTGATCGGCTGGACCGAACAGCTGATGTCGGGCCAGAGCATCCCTCAAGGACCGCTGACCGCACGAGTACGTCAGGCCGCGGAGTGGATGACGAGGAGGTTCGGCACGACGGCCAGGCTGTTCGCGATCGCGTTCTGCAGGGAGGTGCACACGTATCTGTCCAAGCCGGACTCAGCGCGCCGAGCAGCCGCACGAAGAGCCGTGGCGGACGCGATCGCGAGAACGCAGCCGAAAGTGATCGTCGCGCACTCCCTCGGCAGCGTGGTGACCTACGAGACCCTCTGGGCACATCCGGACCACGACATCGACTTGTGGGTCACGGTGGGCAGCCCTTTGGCCATGCCAACGATCATCCTGCCCCGTCTCGAACCGGCCACCGGAGGCGCGCCGCCACGGGTCCGCCACTGGATAAACGTCGCGGACGTTGGCGACATCGTCGCAATACCACGCGGCGGACTACGCGGGCACTTCGATGGCGTCGAGAAGGACCTCGAGGTGGTGATCCACGACGTGGACTTCCACCGAATGGTCAACTATTTGCGCAACGCCGACGTGGCGGCGCTGCTGACGAATCGACGCTGAACAGCAGCCGACAGCAACGGTCTGCCAGACCGTACCCTTGGTCTCGCGGCCCATCCTCGGAGCCGTACTCCGTCTCCGACAACGGTCGCGCCTGGAATTCGCTCGCGGCGCAGCACGCCGCGATCCGGCTGAACCGCCGGCACCACAACCTCCATGCTGCCAAAGCCTCGCCACGTTTGCGCTTGAGCAGCTGTGCGGCGTGGACAGCCGGTTGGCTACAGCTCGTTCGTCATGACTACGGCCGAATCCGGCCGTTGAGGTCGCGGTGGTGCGTCGCGACGTTACGCATGGCTAAGCAGCCCCATGCCAGGTGAGTTTGAGATCAGGTCACTCACCGGGATGTCCTCCCGAATGTCGCGACCATGATGGTCGCGGTGTTCGCGCAGCGCTGGCGGCGCTCGCGCAGCTTCTTAAATCAACTCCACCAGCGCGGTGTTCCGGTCGTCAACGGACTGAACCGCGCGGATCAGTCGAGGGAGAAAGTCGATTTTGTCGGGCCTGTCGCCGTTGCAGGTCGGCGATGACACGGCGGCCGACACATCTGGCCTTCGGCCTGTACCAGGGCAACTCGCTTCCGCGAACGCCGCGGAGGTGTCGGCCGGGTCCCAAGGGCACAGATGAGCAATAAGAGGTCCTAACAGAATGATCACCGTGCTGGCGTGCAGCGGGTCGGATGTGGATCATGTTTGGCCGTGAGGAGGGGGCAGTCGCCGCCGTGGATCGTCTCGGACGATCTGTGGGAGCGGATCGAGCCGTTGTTGCCGGTGGTGCCGCGCAGGCCGCGTAACCCTGGTCGTAAGCGGGTGCCGGACCGGCAGGTGTTGTGCGGAGTCCTGTTCGTGCTGCACACCGGGATCCAGTGGGAGTTCCTGCCACAGGAGTTGGGCTTCGGTTCCGGGATGACCTGCTGGCGGCGGTTGCGTGACTGGAACGAGGCGGGCGTGTGGTCGCGGCTGCACGAGGTTCTGCTCGCGGAGTTGCACGTGGCCGGCAGGCTCGACCGGGACCGGGCAGTGATCGACACATCGCATGTCCGTGCTGCTCGACGTGGCCCAAAAGCGGGCCGAGCCCGGTCGACCGCGCCCGGCCGGGCTCCAAGCACCACGTCCTGACCGACGGCGGCGGCATCCCGCTCGCGGTCCTGCTCACCGGCGATAACCGCAACGACGTCACCGGTCTGGAGCCGCTGCTGGACGCGGTGCCCAACGTGCGTGGCAAACGAGATCGGCCCCGCCGACGCCCGACGACGGTCTACGCCGACCGCGGCTACGACCACGACAAGTACCGCAGACGCCTGCGCGCCAGGGAAATCCCGCCTCGGATCGCCCGTCGCGGCGAATCACACGGCTCCGGCCTGGGAACAGTCCGCTGGGTCGTGGAGCGCACAATCGCCTGGTACCACGGCATGAAGCGCCTACGCATCCGCTGGGAACGCCGCGATGACATCCACGAAGCCTTCCTCGGCCTCGCCACCTGCATCATCTGCTACCGCCACGTCCAACGATTCTGTTAGGACCTCAAGCCGCTGAACGCAGCCCGCGCCGGGCCGGTCAGGGACTCACCGGGCACCTCGACTGTGCTGGGACCACCGCCGCGTGAATCGCGCCGCACGCGCTGCGATCAGCAAGTCTCTAGCACCTGCCTCGGCCCGAGTTACTGGAGTGAAACCTATTTCCGGCGGCGTGGGGCGAGACGCGTCTCGACCTCTTCTATCACGATCGTCACGCCCGCTCGGTACCCGCCGAGGTCAGCGCCGGCTGTTGCGGCGGAGGCAGCTTGGTGACGGTGAGTTGGCCGCCGAGGTGGGTCGCGGCAAGGTCGTCCACAGTCGCGTCGGTGCCGTCCGAAGTGCTCAGCCGCAGGCTGGCCCGGTGCAGCAGCGGCAGCACGACCTCGGCGTTGTCCTGTGCACGGAGGCGTGCGCCTCGACGGTATTCGACCAGGGCGTTCTCGTCGAAGTACATGCCAGGGTCGTACAGATCTGGCTCCGGCTCAGAGTCCACCAAGCAGAGCTCGACCGTTCCGGAGACATCGAGGCTGATCATTACCGCGCCGCACCAGTACGGCCCTAAGTACTCCTGACCAGGCTCAAGGAAGTCCTCCGGTAATGGGCAGCTCGACGACCAGTCTCGTGGCAGAGCCCAGCGGATCGTCCTGACCAGGTCGTGGCCAGCGAGGAACTGCAGCACCAGACGCCGTGCGAGCGCACCTTCAGTCGTGCGGGCAATCGTGTTGCGCCCCAAGCCGTCGATGGTGTCGGACTCCACCATCTGGTTGCGTAGCCGTGTCCTGGCGTTCTCGACCTCCCGCAGCGCGACCTCGACGTCCGACACTGTGTCCCGCAGCCGCCCGAGCGCCATCTGCTCCCGTGTCGCCGGGATGACGATGTCGGGCCCACCGTCGGTGTTCGGCCCGGTCCACATGATGATGCGAACCCCTCGAATCCCGATGCGCCGCCCGTACCCGGCCAACACCTCGAGTGACTCGTCCAGCTGCCGAGTCGCAACCTCAACCGGGTCGTCCGTGCAGTCGGTCATCTCGTGCACGCCGAGGCAGTCGCGCCACTCAGGTTCGCCGTGAGACAGCCACAGCTCAAGCTCGTAGGGAATCCAGGCCGGGGTGTCATGCAGTTGCACCTCAAACCTCCATCGGATGTCGTGCCAAGACCCCAACATCTACGGTTTCCCTTTCCTCTGGATCGGACCACCAGTGGACCGGGCCACCAGTGGACCGGAGTTGACAACACGCGGGAGAGTCACCTGATCGTGTGAAGACAGGAGTTTCTATACATCGACGCCGTGCTATCCGACAGCTTCAGTCGCCGTCTCCACCGTCGTCAGAAGACTGGTGTCCTAGCACACCATGTGTTGCGCTGCCCGAACGTCCACCAACCCATCATTCACCTGCTGCGGCTTGCCCTTGCCCGCGACCAGGCCTTGGAGCTCACGGCCTCTGCAGCACATAGGGCCCGGTTCCGGCAATCCGGCAACAGTCCCTGACCGGCTACCTCGACGACCTCGACCACCGCATCTCCAAGCTCAAGCCACTGGAGGATCACCGGTGACCTGCGCGACCACCTAGGCACGCCTGGAGCAAGCTCTGGTGCGTCCGCTCGTCGGCCAGCCGACCGCATCCGACCGCGCCTTCGCGTTTTCCGGCCTGTGTCAGGGAGCAGACCTCGGTCGCGACTACTGCTACCGATCACCGCAGAAGTTGAAGGACACTGTCGCCGCCCCATTCGCACAGACCGAGGCTCGGCAACCCGAGCTGCTCCCACTCATTATCAACCTCGTGCGAAACAGTGTGCCCGCGATCACGCCGCGACCGTTCGGTACTGACAA from Lentzea guizhouensis harbors:
- a CDS encoding caspase family protein: MESRRALSVGVGSFAHHEQLGFAPGLSDQLGAVLADLDYKVRVVAKESLHGKELAAEVHNALTGEPSDIAVVHLISHGEPGSGGSTVFALGSDSKPYDNASIAHWLTVQEAGDRPTTLFLLDLCGARALARLPWQIRTEEPLRGWVIAACGEREAAYDGRFTQAVISVLKALRAGELDIDPSLPHVPLATFAIAVRAEVNRLAAEVDSFPQQVTASLWTSARASNRPFSPIPLTTQPPSRGCAPRSIQVCCRSSTISMRGWTPGTSWNARLASDG
- a CDS encoding MarR family winged helix-turn-helix transcriptional regulator — encoded protein: MSDIGVLSAHVLQGFQKELFTRLAEAGHGHLRPRHGAVMAYLKPTGSRASELSERSGQHKQVIGTLIDELERLGYVTRQPDPDDRRAKLVMPTELGRDQMAQAKRLIADIEEQFVHQVGAERFAAFKEVFTEVARTYRR
- a CDS encoding IS5 family transposase (programmed frameshift) — encoded protein: MRRGQSPPWIVSDDLWERIEPLLPVVPRRPRNPGRKRVPDRQVLCGVLFVLHTGIQWEFLPQELGFGSGMTCWRRLRDWNEAGVWSRLHEVLLAELHVAGRLDRDRAVIDTSHVRAARRGPKSGPSPVDRARPGSKHHVLTDGGGIPLAVLLTGDNRNDVTGLEPLLDAVPNVRGKRDRPRRRPTTVYADRGYDHDKYRRRLRAREIPPRIARRGESHGSGLGTVRWVVERTIAWYHGMKRLRIRWERRDDIHEAFLGLATCIICYRHVQRFC
- a CDS encoding NACHT and WD repeat domain-containing protein; translated protein: MSPWLSGDGSAPLCVVTGSPGAGKSALLGVLVCAAHRSLREPTRPIWGQIVQAPVRINDLAAVHARERVLGAVTASIARQLDLPENLTAAELIDALRTRPTRPVLVVDALDETDDPQRLINELLLPLISEKTRGNPVRLLVGARLYEDYQPLFDCGWMINLDKVEQDVLEDDLLHYVQGLLRTTSEYRKQGGAVGAFAQAVASVLATPDVGGGRLSGPFLVAGLYTRYFMTVNADRVVTDAAAAAQEGAKVPVDLRGVLDLDLRLESDALWLRPVLTALAYARGSGMPVSVLTRVAAAFAPAGTRPTTGQIRSALNVARFYVRQSLAPDRSNVYRLFHQGLVDTLAENSAERLGAVLDALVSSLGPPDQRDWNAAEPYVLEYVREHASAAGRVKEIEADPGFVLHPGSPLRTEAKDAAELALIAVRNGNRALARRAANLPGSPHLMWQPRWSLGTLASDAWSAEVNSAPSRFESIAISGNGESVVALGSDGLVCWEWAPDQPPRLHRTEGYVMGHKVLLSRLGTVFALGDSGTVLDFGDAAVWEQDDLDPVRAAAISGPSEIVYVDHAGEIVRHDLVTLRRDMIGSTGLNSDRWSIADAEGAIVAVAFADSVWLKVFTYPGREYAVRVPQDPISTFAISPDGRHVVAGTEGGWLIFAQLQRYIEWEYFDQLHSEITAVAATSGASRLAAGCEDGTVVVFGPDGRRQVTAQVSHRPIRKLTLCALVKRGLALDDDGKAHWFEFEAGVVTSRLPTLMDVSAGDLVVTAFLAESGEVTVGLNDGTVAAVVLETGELLHETRLAAVARELASVDLGGRDGTLVATGAGYSLLHDHFDRVIDLGLAEWAKEYLSPTDPPPRIGVGSGVVEVWHDGYEVRVRKLGSSPDLGLAEGVDLEWRYRQDSEVLCSAYFGQRPLAFSGGSDGSVDVWDLESLEMVDTLRVGGPVRDVRTVSGRYLLVLAGGELVAFEHYDGSRKGSS
- a CDS encoding serine peptidase, which translates into the protein MAALLASEWTAALGKDGFSIEAAYYAHHLHRGTAQSDQDDPGMLEPEAQQLLIGWTEQLMSGQSIPQGPLTARVRQAAEWMTRRFGTTARLFAIAFCREVHTYLSKPDSARRAAARRAVADAIARTQPKVIVAHSLGSVVTYETLWAHPDHDIDLWVTVGSPLAMPTIILPRLEPATGGAPPRVRHWINVADVGDIVAIPRGGLRGHFDGVEKDLEVVIHDVDFHRMVNYLRNADVAALLTNRR